Part of the Rubrobacter calidifluminis genome is shown below.
CGCTGCACAGCATCTCGTTCAGCGAGTGGATCAGCAAGATCGAGTCCGGTTCGGCCCAGGCCGGCGTCGGCGCCTGGAGCCAGGACTTCCCGGACCCCTCCGACTTCCTGGACGTCCTGTTCAACTCGAACCAGATCCCGACCAACAACCAGTCGCACTACTCGAACAAGACCGTCGACAAGGAGCTGGCGCAGGCCCTGATCGAGACGAACCACAAGAAGCGCCTGGCGATGTACCAGAAGATTCAGCGCCAAATCCTGGCAGACAACCCGATAGTGCCGCTCTACAACCAGAAGGCGGTCTACTTCGTCAACCCGAAGCTCAAGGGGACGGACATACACCCGGTCTTCTACCAGATCTACCAGCAGTGGTACCTGACGTGATCGGGGCAGTGGGGGTTTAGGATGGCTGCATACGCGCTGCGCAGGATAGCGTGGGTCGTCTTCACGCTGTTTCTGGTCTCGGTCATAACTTTCCTCATCGCGTTCGTCGTGCCGGTCAACCCGGCGCGGGTCGTAGCCGGCCCGAACGCCCCGCAGTCGGTGGTCAACAGCATCTATCATCAGCTCGGGTTGGACAGGCCGCTCTACGACCAGTACCTGAGCTTCGTGGACCGGGCGGTCCACGGCGACTTCGGGCGCTCCTATCGGACCCAGGAGGAGGTTCTGCCCACGATCCTGCAGCGGTTCCCGTACACGGCCGAGCTGGCGGTGGCCGGGGTGATCGTCGAACTGGTGATAGGCGTGACGACCGGCATCGTCGTCGCCGTCAAGCGGGGGTTTGTCGAGGGAATCTCGAACCTGTTCGTCCTCATCGGGCTGGCGATCCCGCAGTTCTGGCTCGGGATAATTCTGCTCTTCTTCCTGGCGTACAAGATCCCGCTCTTCCCGCTCGGTGGCACGGGGGGCTTGAAGGCGCTCATCCTGCCGGCCCTCACCTTCGGTATAACGGGTGCTGCGTTCTACACCCGGATGACCCGGGCAGGAATGCTCGAGGTCCTGAACGAGGACTACATCCGCACCGCGAAGGCCAAGGGCCTCAGTCAGAGCGCCGTCATCCTCAAGCACGCGTTCCGTAACGCGATGCGGGTCGTGGTGACGATGTTCGGGATGGACCTGGGCTACGCCCTCGGTGGCCTGCTGGTCATAGAGGAGGTCTTCGGCTGGCCGGGGATCGGTACGCTCGCTTGGCAGGCGGTGCAGAACCAGGACATACCCATGATCATGGGGACGGTGCTCTTCGCGAGCTTCCTGATCGTCGCGGCGAACCTGGTCATAGACCTGCTCTACCCGCTCCTCGATCCGCGGGTGGCCTACGACTGAGACGTGTGGCTTCAGGAAAGGGGGCCGGGACTGCCGGTCCCCTTTTTCTTTGTAAGGATAAGATAGAGTAGATACGAGACCCGGAGATTCGATTGAGAAATCCGATTGTGCTTTCCGAGGGGCCGCGGTTTGCTGACGAGTCTAGAGAAGTGGCAGACGAATTACCTGACGGTCTAGGCCGTGTGGGCGGCGATCGTCGTGCTCATCTTCCCGCCGGGTTTCGGGTACGTTTGAGTCACCGCCAGGGTAGTCCTACGAGGTTTCCTGCTCCCCAGGGAGCAGGGAGAAGATCAGGGTGTCCCGCAGGCTGCCGTCCGGGGCCACCTGTGCATTGCGCAGTTCACCTTCGAGCCTGAAGCCGCATCTCCTTATGACCCGGTGGCTACGCTCGTTGCGGGGGTCGCAGCGGACCTCGACGCGGCGTGCTCCGAGGTACTCGAAGGCGAAGGCCGTTATGCCGCGGACCGCCTCGGTGACGTAGCCCTGCCCGGTGAAGCTGCTGCGGCACCAGTACCCGATCTCGAACCTGGGAACCGACCAGTCTATCCGGTGCAGGCCACTCGACCCAACGAGCGTTCCGGTGTCCTTCATGAAAAGGTGCAGGCGCAGGTCGGACCTCTCCAGGAAACGGACCCTCGCCCGCCGCACGCTCTCCTCGGAGTCCTCGACGGTCTCGTGCTCGCGCACCCACGGCATCCAGGGCTCGAGCTCGCGGTAGGACTCCCGCACCGCCGCGTGAAGCTCCGCGCCGTCGCCGGGCATCGGGGAGCGGATCAGGAGCCGCGCTGTTTCGAAGGAATCCGGGAAGTCCCTGAGTATCGGCGGGAGCATACAAAGTATTCTACAGTAGGACTTGACGCGGCTCACGCACCCGGATTTCAATAGATTCTATGTCTAACCTTGTAGCACCCCGGTCTGCCGCCGTACGCGCCGCTCCAGAAGGCGGAGCGGAGATGGTCACGGAGGTCGTCGCCGGGGAGCGGGTGGAGGTTCTCGAGGAGTCCGGCGGCTGGCTGCGGGTGGTCGTGCCGGATCACCGCTCGCACCTGGATCCGCGGGGGTATCCCGGTTGGGTGCGCGATGATGGGTCGCTGGTCGAGAACGGCTCCTGGAGCCCCGACCTCGTGGTCGTGAGGAACAATCGGGCCGGGCTGCCGCTCGGGGCTCTGCTCGGGGAGGATAAGGGGAGGGCGGTGCTCCCGGACGGGAGGCCGGTGGATGTCGAGGCCGGGGTCCTGCGGCGGGTCGGGGACCCGATCGAGATCGGGGGCCACCATCTCTGTCTGCGGCTTCTCGGGCTGCCGTACCGGTGGGGTGGCACCGACTCGACGCGCGGGATGGACTGCTCGGGGCTGGTGCTGCGGGTGATGCAGATCAGAGGCATCGCGGTGCCGCGCGACGCGGAGGATCAGTTCGCGAGCGCACCCTTCAGGAGCGAGGAGGGCTGGGAGCGGGCCCGCGCGGGGGACCTCGTCTTCTTCGGGGAGGGCGGGATAACGCACGTCGGATTCTACCTCGGGGATGGGGATTACGTTTCGGCCAAGGGCGAGGACGGCGGGGTCTCGGTGCGAAAGGTTTCGGAGGATGGGTACGTCGGCTTCGCGCGTTACGGACGGGGATGAGTGAACCTGGGATTGCTCGCTGATCTCGGCGTGGTCCCGGGTTGCAGGGTCGGGCTCTATGCGCTCGGGCTGGAGGGACCGCTCGCCGGCAAGAGCTTCGGTGTTCGTGAGGACGAGGTCTTCCGGAGCGCGAGCCTGATAAAGCTCTTCGTCCTGGCGGCGCTTCTCGCCGAGGTGGAGGGAGGCGGGGTGTCGCTCGAGGAGTCGCTCGAAATCCGCGCGGAAGACCTCGTCGCGTATTCGCCGGAGGTCAGCACGCCGGGTGTTTTTACGGTCAGAGGGCTTGCGTGGGCCATGATCACCGCGAGTGACAACACGGCGGCCAACGCCCTGATCCGGCGCCTCGGCATGGACGTTGTCAACCGCCTCGCCCGTTCCCTGGGCCTGCGGCACACGGTACTCGCGCGTGAGATGATGGACTCTCGGGCTTCGGAGCGCGGGGAGGAGAACCTCACCTCGCCCCGTGACGTCGTGGGGCTCCTCTGCGCGGTGTGGCGCAGCGGGCTACTCTCCGAGCCGCATCGCCGTCTCTTTCTGGAGATGCTCCGTCGGCAGCGCATCGAGCCCCCGCTCCCCGTGCGGCTGCCGGACGGGGCCACGCTGGCCCACAAAACCGGCGATCTCGAGGGGATGGCGGGCGACGCCGGGTTCGTCGTTCTGCCAGGTTACGCCTACGCTCTCTGCGTGATCGCGGAGGGTGATCTCAGGGCCGCCGGGGAGCCGGTGGGACACGCGACCGCGGTCCTGGCGGAACTCTTTCTGCAGGGCCACCGTTCGGGTGCGTGATCATGCCCCGCCTCCGGCGGGTGCGTCTGCGCCGTGCACCTCGTGGGATTTCAGGAGATGCTGATGGCAAAAATCATCCAGAGGTCCGAACATCTCGTCAAAAGGCCACGAAGGCTTTGTTTCCAGGGCTGAAGAGCGGGTCGGTGGCTTTCCCTTAGACTTCCGGCGACGGGAGGCCTCCCGGGTGGAGTCGGTGACCCGGATGGTTGGGTGAGCCGGGTGCGTGACAAGAGGCCGGGATCTCTGAGAAACTTCCTGTCGTTGAAGATGGGACCGACCCGGCGGTCGGCGGGTGTGGAGGTTGGGTCTTTCCAGGATGAGGGCGGAAGCAGTGATCGGCGACAAAGCGATCAGGATACCTGGGAGAGGAGGAATTCATGGACTCTTTCCCGGAGAGGCTGCCCCTCGTAGCCACTTTCTCCATAGTCGGATGCGATGCTGAGAGCGGGGAGCTCGGCGTCGCCGTGCAGTCCAAGTTCCTGGCAGTCGGTGCGGTCGTCCCGTGGGCTAGGGCCGGCGTCGGGGCCGTGGCGACCCAGGCCATGGCCAACACCACCTACGGTCCACGGGGGCTGGAGATGATGTCCGAGGGGAAGAGCGCGCGGGAGACCATCGCCGAGCTGGTGGCCTCCGACCCCGAGAGCGCCCACCGGCAGGTGGGGGTGGTAGACGCGACGGGGCAGAGCGCAACGTTCACCGGGGACGAATGCATGGAGTGGGCTGGCGGGGTCGCCGGGGAGGAATTCGCCGCCCAGGGCAACATCCTCGTCGGCGGTGAGACGGTAGAGGCCATGGCCAGGACTTTCCAGGCTTCGGAGGGACCTCTGGCCGGGAAGTTATTGTCGGCCCTGCGGGCCGGGCAGGAGGCCGGTGGGGACCGGCGGGGCAGACAGTCGGCCGCCCTGCTCGTGGTCTGTGAGGGTGGGGGATACGGCGGGTTCGACGACCGGGCGGTCGATCTGCGGGTCGACGACCATCCGGAGCCCATTGAGGAGCTTGTCCGGCTCTACGGGCTGCACCGGCTCTACTTCGGGAGGAGTTCTCCGGAGGACGTTATCGCGATCGAAGGGGAGGTCCGGGATGAGGTGGTGCGCTGTCTCGCCCGGCTCGGTTACCTGCGGGGGGCAGAGGTCTCCGACGACGATCTCCACCCGGCACTCGAGGCGTTCGTACGCACTGAGAACTTCGAAGAGCGTGAGCAGGAGAGGGGCTACATAGACCGCGCCGTGCTCGGGTTTTTGAGGGAACGTGCTGGCGGGGGGGCATAGAGGTTGCGTATTTTTCACGGGTCGGTATACTGCATTTGCGAAAAGGCGTGCTGCTTTGTGCAGGCGCGGGGGAAAGGGTGTTCTTCAGAGGAACCTGGTTGGTAGAAGAATATCGACACGAGAGCAAAAGCCTTGATGCTGAACGTTCTTCATGTACGCAAGGGAGGAGGAGCACGTGACGAGCAAAAGAAAAAAGGATGCAAAGAAGCCCGGCAATGGAATCAGCCGCCGCGACTTCCTCAAGGTCGGGGGTGCCGGTCTAGCCGGGGTAAGCGTACTGGGCGCCGCCGGATGCGGCGGCGGGGGAAACCAGGGAGGTTCCAGTGGCGGTGGCGGCAGCGCTGGTGGAGGCAAGGCGAAGAAGGGGAGCAACAACCAGCTGATAATCGGCTACGACCAGGAGCCGAACATCCTGAACAACTACGTGACGGGCGGTGATCTGCAGGCCACCCAGGACACCACCGTAGGCATACTGCAGAGCCCGCTCAAGATCATGCCGGATCTGTCCTTCGCGCCCGAGCTCGCCGACGGGATGCCGAAGATCCTCAAGAAGAATCCGCTCACCATCGAGTACAGGCTCAAAGACGGGGTGACCTGGTCCGACGGCAAACCGCTCACCAGCGAGGATGCCCGCTGGACCTTCGAGCAGGTGATGAACAAGAAGAACCACATCATCACCCGCTTCGGGTGGGACAAGATCTCCAAGTTCGAGACCCCGGACAAGCGCACCGTCAGGATGACATTCAAGGAGCCCTTCGCCCCCTGGATGACGCTGCTCGGTGGATCGGAAACCCAGATCCTCCCGAAGCACATCTACCAGAACAAGAACTTCAATACCGCGCTCAACAACTCCATCGTTGGGAGCGGCCCGTACAAGTTCGACACCTGGAAGAAAGGCGAATACTTAAGCTGGGTACGCAACGACAACTACTGGGGTGACAAGCCGGCCATAGAGAAGGTGACCTTTCGCTGGATCCCGGACACAAACACCCTGGTCAATTCGCTCAGCAACGGTGAGGTGCAGTTCATCAACCCTCCGCCCAACATCGGTCTGTTCCAGAAGCTCAAGGCCATAAACGGGGCGAAGGTGCAGAGCAAAGCCGGAACGGTCTGGGAGCACATAGCCTTCAACCTCGAAAAGGTGCCGGATCTGAACCTGAGGAGAGCCATAGCCTACGGTATCGACCGCAAGCAGGTCATAAACAAGCTACTCAAGGGGCAGGTCAACCCGTTGCAGAGCGTGCTGGTTCCCGATCAGAAGCCGTACTACACGTCGGCCTGGCAGGAGTACTCGCATGATCTCGCCAGGGCCAAACAGTACGCGCAGAAAGCCAAGTCCGCCGGTGCGAACATGAACATCACCTTCTCAACCACGGCGGATGACGCCCTGCGTGAGACGCTGCAGCAGATAATCCAGCAGCAGCTCAAGCAGATAGGCATCAACGTGAGCATAAAGAACACCGCCGCCGAGACCTTCTTCGGTCAGTGGACCCCGAAAGGGAACTTCGAGATGGGTGAATGGGCCTGGCTGGCGAGCCCCGACCCCTCGATAACCACGCTCTTCTCGGCCGACCAGATCCCGCCGAACGGGCAGAACTACTACCGCTACAAGAACCAGCAGGTCACCAAGTGGCTGCACGAGTCGGACAAGACGGTTGACGTGAACCAGCGGGCCGCGCTGCTCAGGAAGGCGCAGGATCAGATGGCCAAAGATCTGCCGCTCATACCGATGTACCAGCGGCCGGTCTACATCGCCTACGTGGACAACCTGCAGGGCCCGAAGGTCAACCCGACGCTGGCCGGCGTCTTCTGGAACATCGGCGAGTGGAAGTTCGTCTAGCCAGGATGCGGGATCCGATGGGCCGGATGACCCCGGCCCATCGGGGTCCGGTCGAGCCATCCAGCGGGAGGTGCTAGCCGGAGAATGTATGCTTATGTGATAAGGAGGCTTCTTTTCGGCCTCGTGATCCTCTTTCTGGCGAGCATCACGATCTTCTGGCTGGTGAGCCTCTCCGGGAACCCGCTGACGCAGCTCAAGCTCAGCAATCCCAGGATAAGCCCGCAGGATCTGCAGAGGATAAGCCATCAGTACGGGCTCGACAGGCCGATGGTGGTGCAGTATCTGATCTGGATCCGGGACATCGTGCTGCACGGCAACTTCGGGCTGAGCTTCAAGCAGAACACCTCTGTAAACAACATCATCATACCCAGGATCTGGCCCACGGTGCTGCTGCTGGGCTCGGCGCTCATCGTCTCGGCTCTGATAGGGATACCCTTTGGGATCTACTCGGCGATAAGGCGCTACAGCACCTTCGACAAGGTGGGGACTTTCTTCACCTTCGTGGGCTACAGCATGCCGGACTTCTGGCTCGGGCTCATCCTGCAGCTCCTCCTCGGAGTCTACCTCGCCAGGTGGGCCGGGACGCACGTCTTTGCGATCTCCGGCATACACAGCCCGGGACAGAACGGGGTGGTGGATCTCCTGCAGCATCTGGCCTTGCCCGTGATAACGCTTTCGGTTATCCAAATAGCAAATTACAGTCGCTTCCAGCGCAGCGCGATGCTCGACGTGCTCGACTCGGACTACCTGAGAACCGCGCGGGCCAAGGGGCTCCGGGCGAGATCGGTCTACCTCAAGCACGCCCTGAGGAACGCCCTGATCCCCACGGTGACGATCCTGGCGCTCAACATAGCGTACATCGCTGGTGGGGCGCCGGTGGCGGAGACGATCTTCTCCTGGCCTGGGCTCGGGTTTCTTCTGGTCGACTCGATCTACAAGGGCGACTACAACGTGGCGCGGGCGCTTTTGCTCATCTTTGCGGTGCTCGTGGTGCTCTTCAACCTGATCGCGGACATAGTCTACGCGATGGTCGACCCGCGGGTGAGCTACAGCTGAAGGGGGGTAGTAGGATGATGGAGCAGGGCACCGGTGTCACGGAGCTGAGGCAGCCCGGTGTCACGGGGCAGGCGAAGGCACGCAGCCAGCGCGAGATCATCTGGCGCCGCTTCAGGCGGCACAAGCTGGCCATCGCGGGTGGGGTGGTGCTGATCCTGCTGTACGTGGTGGCCATACTGACGCCGTTCATCGCACCCTACGGCTACGCCGAGATAGACCTGAACGCGCTCGCGCAACCGCCGAGTCTCGACCATCCGATGGGCACCGACCAGATAGGTCGAGACGAGCTCACGCGGGTGCTCTACGGTGGGAGAGTCTCGCTCTTCCTCGGACTCGGGGTGGGGATAATCTCCACGATCTTCGGGGCCGCCCTCGGGATAGTCTCAGGTTTCTACGGCAGGTTCATCGACAGCGGGATCATGGGGCTCACCGACTACGTGCTCACGCTGCCGCTCCTGCCGCTTCTCATCGTCATCGGCAGCATCTTCCAGTTCAGTGCCTTCACGATAACCTGGGTGCTGGCGATCCTTCTGTGGCCCACGCTGGCGCGCATCGTGCGCGGGCAGGTGCTCACGTTGCGCGACCAGGACTTCGTGCAGGCCGCCAGGGCGATCGGCGTCTCCAACGCGAAGATCATGCTGCGGCACATCCTGCCCAACGTGGTCGGCGTGATGGTCGTGCAGGCGACGCTCACCGTCGGGCTCGCGATCCTCTACGAAAGCGCGCTCTCGTTCCTCGGCGTCGGCATCCAGCCGCCGACGCCATCCTGGGGCAACCTGCTGCAGGATGCCCGGACCACGATGACGCAGAACTGGTGGCTCGCGGTCTTCCCCGGTGTGATGATAGTCATAACCGTGCTTGCGGTTAACTTCCTCGGGGATGGGCTGCGGGACGCCCTCGACCCGAAGGCGGTAGAATAAACGATCATGGCTATGCTAGAGGTAAACAACCTGAAGACTTACTTCAACACCCCTGATGGGGTGGTGAAGGCCGTAGACGGAGTAAGCTTCTCGCTCGAGCCGGGGGAGACGCTCGGCATCGTCGGCGAGTCGGGGAGCGGCAAGAGCGTGACGGCGCTCTCGATCATGCAGCTCAACCCCAGGCCGCCGGCGGAGTACCCCGAGGGCGAGATCCTCTTCGAGGGGCGCAACCTGCTCGATCTGCCCGAGAAGGAGATGCAGAAGATCCGGGGCAACGACATCGCGATGATCTTCCAGGATCCGATGTCCAGCCTCAACCCGGTCTTCACGGTGGGCAACCAGATCATGGAGGCCATCCGCATCCACCAGAAAGTCTCCAAGAAGGAGGCCTGGGAGAAGACCGTGCAGGTCCTGAGGGACGTCGGGATACCGAACCCCGAGCAGCGGGCGAAGGACTATCCCCACCAGTTCTCCGGCGGGATGCGCCAGCGGGCGATGATCGCGATGGCGCTCGCGTGCAACCCGAAGGTGCTCATCGCCGACGAGCCGACCACCGCGCTCGACGTCACGATCCAGGCTCAGATCCTGGAGCTGATGGTCGACCTGCAGGAGAAGTACGGCACGGCGATCATCATGATCACGCAC
Proteins encoded:
- a CDS encoding ABC transporter permease is translated as MAAYALRRIAWVVFTLFLVSVITFLIAFVVPVNPARVVAGPNAPQSVVNSIYHQLGLDRPLYDQYLSFVDRAVHGDFGRSYRTQEEVLPTILQRFPYTAELAVAGVIVELVIGVTTGIVVAVKRGFVEGISNLFVLIGLAIPQFWLGIILLFFLAYKIPLFPLGGTGGLKALILPALTFGITGAAFYTRMTRAGMLEVLNEDYIRTAKAKGLSQSAVILKHAFRNAMRVVVTMFGMDLGYALGGLLVIEEVFGWPGIGTLAWQAVQNQDIPMIMGTVLFASFLIVAANLVIDLLYPLLDPRVAYD
- a CDS encoding GNAT family N-acetyltransferase gives rise to the protein MLPPILRDFPDSFETARLLIRSPMPGDGAELHAAVRESYRELEPWMPWVREHETVEDSEESVRRARVRFLERSDLRLHLFMKDTGTLVGSSGLHRIDWSVPRFEIGYWCRSSFTGQGYVTEAVRGITAFAFEYLGARRVEVRCDPRNERSHRVIRRCGFRLEGELRNAQVAPDGSLRDTLIFSLLPGEQETS
- a CDS encoding C40 family peptidase; its protein translation is MSNLVAPRSAAVRAAPEGGAEMVTEVVAGERVEVLEESGGWLRVVVPDHRSHLDPRGYPGWVRDDGSLVENGSWSPDLVVVRNNRAGLPLGALLGEDKGRAVLPDGRPVDVEAGVLRRVGDPIEIGGHHLCLRLLGLPYRWGGTDSTRGMDCSGLVLRVMQIRGIAVPRDAEDQFASAPFRSEEGWERARAGDLVFFGEGGITHVGFYLGDGDYVSAKGEDGGVSVRKVSEDGYVGFARYGRG
- a CDS encoding serine hydrolase; this encodes MNLGLLADLGVVPGCRVGLYALGLEGPLAGKSFGVREDEVFRSASLIKLFVLAALLAEVEGGGVSLEESLEIRAEDLVAYSPEVSTPGVFTVRGLAWAMITASDNTAANALIRRLGMDVVNRLARSLGLRHTVLAREMMDSRASERGEENLTSPRDVVGLLCAVWRSGLLSEPHRRLFLEMLRRQRIEPPLPVRLPDGATLAHKTGDLEGMAGDAGFVVLPGYAYALCVIAEGDLRAAGEPVGHATAVLAELFLQGHRSGA
- a CDS encoding DUF1028 domain-containing protein, with amino-acid sequence MDSFPERLPLVATFSIVGCDAESGELGVAVQSKFLAVGAVVPWARAGVGAVATQAMANTTYGPRGLEMMSEGKSARETIAELVASDPESAHRQVGVVDATGQSATFTGDECMEWAGGVAGEEFAAQGNILVGGETVEAMARTFQASEGPLAGKLLSALRAGQEAGGDRRGRQSAALLVVCEGGGYGGFDDRAVDLRVDDHPEPIEELVRLYGLHRLYFGRSSPEDVIAIEGEVRDEVVRCLARLGYLRGAEVSDDDLHPALEAFVRTENFEEREQERGYIDRAVLGFLRERAGGGA
- a CDS encoding peptide ABC transporter substrate-binding protein — encoded protein: MTSKRKKDAKKPGNGISRRDFLKVGGAGLAGVSVLGAAGCGGGGNQGGSSGGGGSAGGGKAKKGSNNQLIIGYDQEPNILNNYVTGGDLQATQDTTVGILQSPLKIMPDLSFAPELADGMPKILKKNPLTIEYRLKDGVTWSDGKPLTSEDARWTFEQVMNKKNHIITRFGWDKISKFETPDKRTVRMTFKEPFAPWMTLLGGSETQILPKHIYQNKNFNTALNNSIVGSGPYKFDTWKKGEYLSWVRNDNYWGDKPAIEKVTFRWIPDTNTLVNSLSNGEVQFINPPPNIGLFQKLKAINGAKVQSKAGTVWEHIAFNLEKVPDLNLRRAIAYGIDRKQVINKLLKGQVNPLQSVLVPDQKPYYTSAWQEYSHDLARAKQYAQKAKSAGANMNITFSTTADDALRETLQQIIQQQLKQIGINVSIKNTAAETFFGQWTPKGNFEMGEWAWLASPDPSITTLFSADQIPPNGQNYYRYKNQQVTKWLHESDKTVDVNQRAALLRKAQDQMAKDLPLIPMYQRPVYIAYVDNLQGPKVNPTLAGVFWNIGEWKFV
- a CDS encoding ABC transporter permease — its product is MIRRLLFGLVILFLASITIFWLVSLSGNPLTQLKLSNPRISPQDLQRISHQYGLDRPMVVQYLIWIRDIVLHGNFGLSFKQNTSVNNIIIPRIWPTVLLLGSALIVSALIGIPFGIYSAIRRYSTFDKVGTFFTFVGYSMPDFWLGLILQLLLGVYLARWAGTHVFAISGIHSPGQNGVVDLLQHLALPVITLSVIQIANYSRFQRSAMLDVLDSDYLRTARAKGLRARSVYLKHALRNALIPTVTILALNIAYIAGGAPVAETIFSWPGLGFLLVDSIYKGDYNVARALLLIFAVLVVLFNLIADIVYAMVDPRVSYS
- a CDS encoding ABC transporter permease, giving the protein MMEQGTGVTELRQPGVTGQAKARSQREIIWRRFRRHKLAIAGGVVLILLYVVAILTPFIAPYGYAEIDLNALAQPPSLDHPMGTDQIGRDELTRVLYGGRVSLFLGLGVGIISTIFGAALGIVSGFYGRFIDSGIMGLTDYVLTLPLLPLLIVIGSIFQFSAFTITWVLAILLWPTLARIVRGQVLTLRDQDFVQAARAIGVSNAKIMLRHILPNVVGVMVVQATLTVGLAILYESALSFLGVGIQPPTPSWGNLLQDARTTMTQNWWLAVFPGVMIVITVLAVNFLGDGLRDALDPKAVE
- a CDS encoding ABC transporter ATP-binding protein, giving the protein MAMLEVNNLKTYFNTPDGVVKAVDGVSFSLEPGETLGIVGESGSGKSVTALSIMQLNPRPPAEYPEGEILFEGRNLLDLPEKEMQKIRGNDIAMIFQDPMSSLNPVFTVGNQIMEAIRIHQKVSKKEAWEKTVQVLRDVGIPNPEQRAKDYPHQFSGGMRQRAMIAMALACNPKVLIADEPTTALDVTIQAQILELMVDLQEKYGTAIIMITHDLGVVAQISDKIMVMYAGRAVETGTTEQIFYDSLMPYTWSLLRSIPRLDTAGEVRLLPIKGQPPSLIFLPEGCNFSPRCPFVKDECYETDPKLEEKKPGHQAACILSVQELQARKNKVDQELGVEG